In one Ornithinimicrobium pratense genomic region, the following are encoded:
- a CDS encoding ROK family glucokinase → MSICVGVDIGGTKIAASAVRADGTVLARGRRETPARDADQIVLAVADVVRELKDQGRAQGEDIVAVGAACAGFIDRSGETVLFAPNLAWRHEPLKDRLEEAIPLPVVLENDANAAAWGEFRFGAGRGQTDMVMVTLGTGVGGGVIVAGQLLRGAHGMGAEVGHLRVVPDGHRCGCGNKGCWEMYASGSALVREARQLVAGGSPHAGGLADRCGRDPQRLTGTMVTEVARTGDPAAVELLEDIGRWTGEGLASLTAILDPSILVVGGGVSAAGDLVLEPTRAAFGRHLSGRGHRAHAPIALAQLGNDAGMIGVADLAAASLRPPAGHG, encoded by the coding sequence GTGAGCATCTGCGTCGGTGTGGACATCGGTGGGACCAAGATCGCGGCGAGCGCCGTACGGGCCGACGGCACGGTGCTGGCACGCGGGCGTCGGGAGACGCCGGCCCGTGACGCCGACCAGATCGTCCTGGCCGTCGCCGACGTGGTGCGTGAGCTCAAGGACCAGGGCAGGGCGCAGGGGGAGGACATTGTCGCGGTGGGTGCGGCCTGCGCCGGCTTCATCGACCGGTCGGGGGAAACGGTCCTCTTCGCCCCCAACCTGGCCTGGCGTCACGAGCCGTTGAAGGACCGACTGGAGGAGGCGATCCCGCTGCCGGTCGTGCTGGAGAACGACGCGAACGCCGCGGCGTGGGGCGAGTTCCGGTTCGGTGCTGGCCGCGGGCAGACGGACATGGTCATGGTCACCCTGGGCACCGGTGTCGGCGGTGGGGTCATCGTCGCCGGGCAGCTGCTGCGCGGCGCGCACGGGATGGGCGCGGAGGTCGGTCACCTGCGGGTGGTCCCGGACGGCCACCGGTGCGGCTGCGGCAACAAGGGGTGCTGGGAGATGTATGCCTCCGGCTCAGCCCTGGTCCGCGAGGCGCGGCAGCTGGTGGCCGGGGGCAGCCCGCACGCCGGCGGGCTCGCCGATCGCTGCGGCCGGGACCCGCAGCGGCTCACCGGGACCATGGTCACCGAGGTGGCCCGCACCGGTGACCCTGCCGCGGTCGAGCTGCTGGAGGACATCGGACGATGGACGGGCGAGGGGCTGGCCAGCCTCACCGCGATCCTCGACCCCTCCATCCTCGTGGTCGGGGGCGGCGTCAGCGCCGCAGGCGACCTAGTGCTCGAACCGACCCGAGCCGCCTTCGGGCGCCACCTCTCGGGGCGCGGTCATCGCGCCCACGCGCCCATCGCGCTCGCCCAGCTGGGCAACGATGCCGGGATGATCGGGGTCGCCGACCTGGCGGCGGCCAGCCTGCGCCCGCCCGCCGGGCACGGATGA
- a CDS encoding endonuclease/exonuclease/phosphatase family protein, translated as MPDTGFRLRIASYNLRGLKDDAATAAAVVRAIAPDVLLLQELPRYPGSDYAISSFAREARMLWSGRTRWVSGTGMLTGLRPLPTDSQDVKLPVGLRENPRSYTVTQVRSPHGPAITVASVHLPLREQQRAEHTRTLLAGLAAEGGAQAPLVVGGDLNEGPSGAAWGVLATGLAVVSDDRPTYPARKPQHRIDAIFSRGHVLAIPGDPQLLQGMPLERATDHLPVWVDLTF; from the coding sequence ATGCCCGACACCGGCTTCCGCCTGCGCATCGCTAGCTACAACCTTCGTGGTCTCAAGGACGATGCGGCCACTGCGGCCGCCGTCGTCCGCGCCATCGCCCCCGACGTGCTGCTCCTGCAGGAGTTGCCCCGATACCCGGGATCGGACTACGCGATCAGCTCTTTCGCGCGCGAGGCCCGGATGCTGTGGTCCGGCCGCACCCGATGGGTCAGTGGCACCGGGATGCTGACCGGGCTGCGGCCGCTGCCCACCGATTCTCAGGACGTCAAGCTGCCCGTCGGTCTGCGGGAGAACCCGCGCAGCTACACCGTCACCCAGGTCCGCAGCCCCCACGGTCCGGCGATCACGGTCGCCTCGGTGCACCTTCCGCTGCGCGAGCAGCAGCGGGCCGAGCACACCCGCACGCTCCTGGCCGGGTTGGCCGCAGAGGGTGGGGCACAGGCCCCGCTGGTGGTGGGCGGCGACCTCAACGAGGGTCCCAGCGGCGCGGCGTGGGGCGTTCTGGCCACCGGGCTGGCCGTGGTGAGCGACGACCGGCCCACCTACCCGGCGCGCAAGCCGCAGCACCGCATCGACGCGATCTTCTCCCGTGGCCACGTCCTGGCCATCCCCGGCGACCCCCAACTGCTGCAGGGTATGCCGCTGGAGCGCGCGACCGACCACCTGCCGGTGTGGGTGGACCTGACGTTCTAG
- a CDS encoding metallopeptidase family protein, translated as MSRDEFEDAVGDALDLVPTALMDQLDNVVFLIEDEPPPQDPDLLGVYEGIPLTERDLAWGGHVPDRITVFRGPLLRMCQDREELLEEIAVTVVHEIAHHFGIDDDRLHDLGWG; from the coding sequence ATGTCCCGGGATGAGTTCGAGGACGCCGTGGGGGACGCGCTGGACTTGGTGCCCACAGCGTTGATGGACCAGCTGGACAATGTCGTCTTCCTCATCGAGGACGAGCCGCCGCCGCAGGACCCGGACCTGCTGGGGGTCTACGAGGGGATCCCGCTGACCGAGCGCGACCTGGCCTGGGGCGGGCACGTCCCGGACCGGATCACGGTCTTCCGCGGGCCTCTGCTGCGCATGTGCCAGGACCGTGAAGAGCTGCTCGAGGAGATCGCGGTCACGGTCGTGCACGAGATCGCCCACCACTTCGGCATCGACGACGACCGGTTGCACGACCTGGGGTGGGGCTGA
- a CDS encoding Lrp/AsnC family transcriptional regulator codes for MISAIVLIKAEVDRIPEAAQQIAEIEGISEVYSVTGDIDLIAVARVSRHEEFADVIADRLNKVAGVLETNTHIAFRTYSAEDLDAGFALGLDGE; via the coding sequence GTGATTTCCGCCATCGTCTTGATCAAGGCCGAGGTTGACCGCATCCCCGAGGCTGCCCAGCAGATCGCCGAGATCGAAGGCATCAGCGAGGTCTACTCGGTCACCGGGGACATCGACCTCATCGCTGTCGCCAGGGTCTCGCGCCACGAGGAGTTCGCGGACGTCATCGCCGACCGGCTCAACAAGGTGGCCGGTGTCCTGGAGACCAACACCCACATCGCCTTCCGCACCTACTCCGCCGAGGACCTGGACGCCGGCTTCGCCCTCGGTCTGGACGGCGAGTAG
- a CDS encoding cytochrome b yields the protein MTAYVPQGADSLRDDAQGGSGSAHDPNNQASPDAQFPKALIWADDRTGAAKGMRYLLRKVFPDHWSFLLGEVAMYSMIIALITGTFLTLWFVPSLGHITYEGSYVPLKGVGMSEAYASTLDISFEVKGGLLIRQLHHWSALFFIIGLALHAARVFFTGAFRKPREINWVIGTVLALLAIIEGFAGYSLPDDLLSGTGIRAMNGFMMSAPVIGTWLTFFVFGGEFPGEAIIPRLYIAHVLLLPALIVGLFVAHLLLVVVHKHTQYPGPGRTNDNVVGFPVMPVYAAKAGGFFFVVFGLTALISALVQINPVWVYGPYDPTQVTAGSQPDFYMWFSDGALRLLPGWLEFTIFGTVWSFNIFLGSLVLLPLVFIVMGAYPFVEAWVTGDKREHHLLQRPRNAPVRTAIGAAAISIYLVLSLATINDILAVLLNLSINDITIVFRTMFFVLPVVVFIVVKKLCQSLQRHDREKVLHGHETGTIIRTPEGKFFELHEPMDAYERWALVQHEMPKPLALTTGPDTDEHGVARKRGPMTGLRNGLSNFFYRDVVEPVTPVELAAAQHHGEAEALEVARTPQLGAPVDDAAGDEEFADAHGSAVQAPRHHS from the coding sequence CTACGTCCCCCAGGGGGCCGACAGCCTGCGCGACGACGCGCAGGGTGGCTCAGGCTCGGCACACGACCCGAACAACCAGGCGTCCCCGGACGCCCAGTTCCCCAAGGCGTTGATCTGGGCGGACGACCGCACCGGCGCAGCCAAGGGCATGCGGTACCTGCTGAGGAAGGTCTTCCCCGACCACTGGAGCTTCCTGCTCGGCGAGGTCGCGATGTACTCCATGATCATCGCGCTGATCACCGGCACCTTCCTGACCCTGTGGTTCGTGCCCAGCCTGGGGCACATCACCTACGAGGGCTCCTACGTCCCGCTCAAGGGCGTGGGGATGTCGGAGGCCTACGCCTCGACGCTGGACATCAGCTTCGAGGTCAAGGGCGGGCTGCTGATCCGCCAGCTGCACCACTGGTCGGCGCTGTTCTTCATCATCGGCCTGGCGCTCCACGCGGCCCGCGTCTTCTTCACCGGCGCCTTCCGCAAGCCGCGTGAGATCAACTGGGTGATCGGCACCGTGCTGGCGCTGCTGGCGATCATCGAGGGCTTCGCCGGCTACTCCCTGCCCGACGACCTGCTCTCCGGCACCGGCATCCGGGCGATGAACGGCTTCATGATGTCGGCGCCGGTCATCGGCACCTGGCTGACCTTCTTCGTCTTCGGCGGCGAGTTCCCGGGCGAGGCGATCATCCCGCGCCTGTACATCGCGCACGTGCTGCTCCTCCCCGCCCTGATCGTCGGTCTGTTCGTGGCGCACCTGCTGCTGGTGGTCGTGCACAAGCACACCCAGTACCCCGGCCCGGGCCGCACCAACGACAACGTGGTCGGCTTCCCGGTGATGCCGGTGTATGCCGCCAAGGCCGGTGGCTTCTTCTTCGTGGTCTTCGGCCTGACCGCGCTGATCTCGGCACTGGTCCAGATCAACCCGGTCTGGGTGTACGGGCCCTACGACCCCACCCAGGTCACGGCCGGGTCCCAACCCGACTTCTACATGTGGTTCTCCGACGGTGCCCTGCGGTTGCTGCCGGGGTGGCTGGAGTTCACCATCTTCGGCACGGTCTGGAGCTTCAACATCTTCCTGGGGTCGCTGGTCCTGCTGCCGCTGGTCTTCATCGTCATGGGGGCTTACCCCTTCGTCGAGGCCTGGGTCACCGGCGACAAGCGGGAGCATCACCTGCTGCAGCGTCCCCGCAATGCTCCGGTGCGGACCGCGATCGGCGCCGCGGCCATCTCGATCTACCTGGTGCTTTCGCTGGCGACCATCAACGACATCCTGGCGGTGCTGCTGAACCTGTCGATCAACGACATCACGATCGTCTTCCGGACGATGTTCTTCGTGCTGCCGGTCGTGGTCTTCATCGTGGTCAAGAAACTGTGCCAGAGCCTGCAGCGGCATGATCGGGAGAAGGTGCTGCACGGTCACGAGACCGGGACGATCATCCGCACGCCGGAAGGCAAGTTCTTCGAGCTGCACGAGCCGATGGACGCCTACGAGCGCTGGGCGCTGGTGCAGCACGAGATGCCCAAGCCGCTGGCGCTCACTACTGGTCCGGACACCGACGAGCACGGGGTAGCCCGCAAGCGGGGCCCGATGACCGGGTTGCGCAACGGGCTGTCCAACTTCTTCTACCGCGACGTCGTCGAGCCGGTGACCCCGGTCGAGCTGGCGGCCGCTCAGCACCACGGCGAGGCCGAGGCGCTGGAGGTTGCACGGACCCCGCAGCTCGGGGCCCCCGTGGACGACGCGGCGGGTGATGAGGAGTTCGCGGACGCGCACGGCTCTGCCGTGCAGGCACCGCGCCATCACTCCTGA
- a CDS encoding DEDD exonuclease domain-containing protein: MLGEFQTLVRPTTPIPAFISVLTGITNAMVADAPRIASVLPQFLQFASGSVLVAHNAGFDVSFLKAAALETGHAWPGFAVLDTVRLARQLVHKDEAPNHKLSSLARLFGAATNPDHRALHDARATVDVLHGLIARVGNLGVHTLEELQSYSSRVSPAQRRKRFLAEAMPAAPGVYVFRGARGEPLYVGTARDLRRRTLTYFTGSETRRRMAEMIGLAESLTPIVCATPLEASVRELRLIAEHKPRYNRRSRHPEKAVWVKLTDEAFPRLCVVRSVKEDRAHYAGPFTSRRTAEAAITALHEVVPLRQCTTRLSVRSVADSACVLFDLGRCGGPCVGAQTSDDYADVVARARAALGGSSREVVTALRERLDELAAQERFEEAGTLRDRMMSLVRAAARAQRLRPLTRTPELIAARRRDEGGWELVCVRHGRLAGTSVSPPGADPMPYVVALRETAEVVLGEDHGGAVLPEETELVLGWLEKPGTRLVDLQGEWTCPVDGAGSSRAALEPQAESWTAVEPFAQGLDRPWDRPAGAVPV, from the coding sequence GTGCTGGGGGAGTTTCAGACCTTGGTGCGGCCTACGACCCCGATCCCAGCCTTCATCTCGGTCCTCACCGGGATCACCAACGCCATGGTCGCCGACGCGCCACGGATCGCCAGCGTGCTGCCCCAGTTCCTGCAGTTCGCCTCCGGGTCGGTGCTGGTGGCGCACAACGCCGGCTTCGACGTCTCCTTCCTCAAGGCGGCCGCGCTGGAGACCGGTCACGCCTGGCCGGGGTTCGCGGTGTTGGACACCGTCCGACTGGCGCGCCAGCTGGTCCACAAGGACGAGGCGCCCAACCACAAGCTGAGCAGCCTGGCTCGGCTTTTCGGCGCCGCCACCAACCCCGACCACCGCGCCCTGCACGACGCCCGGGCGACCGTCGACGTGCTGCACGGCCTCATCGCCCGCGTGGGCAACCTCGGGGTCCACACCCTGGAGGAGCTGCAGTCCTACAGCTCCCGGGTGAGCCCGGCGCAGCGCCGCAAGCGTTTCCTGGCCGAGGCCATGCCCGCAGCCCCCGGGGTTTACGTCTTCCGCGGAGCCCGGGGCGAGCCCCTCTACGTCGGGACGGCACGCGACCTGCGGCGGCGCACCCTGACCTACTTCACCGGCTCCGAAACCCGCCGCCGGATGGCGGAGATGATCGGGCTGGCCGAGTCCCTCACCCCGATCGTGTGCGCCACCCCACTGGAGGCCTCCGTCCGCGAGCTGCGCCTGATCGCTGAGCACAAGCCACGCTACAACCGGCGCTCACGCCACCCGGAGAAAGCGGTCTGGGTCAAGCTCACCGACGAGGCCTTCCCCCGTCTTTGCGTGGTCCGCAGCGTCAAGGAGGACCGCGCCCACTACGCCGGCCCCTTCACCAGCCGGCGCACCGCCGAGGCCGCCATCACCGCCCTGCACGAGGTCGTCCCGCTGCGACAGTGCACCACCCGGTTGTCGGTGCGCTCCGTGGCCGACTCCGCCTGCGTGCTGTTCGACCTGGGCCGCTGTGGCGGGCCGTGCGTCGGAGCCCAGACCTCGGATGACTACGCGGACGTCGTGGCCCGGGCCCGGGCCGCGCTGGGCGGCAGCTCACGCGAGGTCGTCACCGCTCTGCGCGAGCGGCTCGACGAGCTGGCCGCCCAAGAACGGTTCGAGGAGGCCGGCACCCTGCGCGACCGGATGATGTCGCTGGTCCGGGCAGCGGCCCGCGCGCAACGGCTGCGGCCCCTGACCCGCACCCCCGAGCTCATCGCCGCACGGCGCCGCGACGAGGGCGGATGGGAGCTGGTCTGCGTGCGTCACGGACGGCTAGCGGGCACCTCTGTCAGCCCGCCCGGGGCCGACCCGATGCCCTACGTCGTGGCGCTGCGGGAGACGGCCGAGGTCGTGCTGGGTGAGGACCACGGGGGGGCGGTCCTGCCCGAGGAGACCGAGCTCGTGCTGGGCTGGTTGGAAAAGCCAGGCACCCGACTGGTCGACCTGCAGGGTGAGTGGACCTGCCCCGTGGACGGCGCCGGTTCGTCCCGGGCCGCGTTAGAGCCGCAGGCTGAGTCGTGGACCGCGGTGGAGCCGTTCGCCCAGGGGCTGGACCGCCCCTGGGACCGCCCCGCAGGTGCCGTGCCGGTCTGA
- a CDS encoding AMP-dependent synthetase/ligase, with protein sequence MTEVSVPPLVPPSPEGSLADYPARWAQTEPQRVMVSVPRDGGWASVTAAELHQRIEQLAKGFIAAGVEAGDRVAIMSRTRLEWTLADFALWTVGAVPVPVYETSSVDQVRWILQDSGAVAILVEDSVMTAGVAQVRGQLPDLRDVWQIEAGALEELSAAGSEVSNQTLQERRERVRRSDTATIIYTSGTTGEPRGCELTHDNFMALAENAAERLSEVIRAQGAAMLLFLPLAHVFARFLQVACVYAGARLGHTGDPRTVLDDLASFRPTFLLSVPRVFEKIYNATEQKAEAAGRGKVFRWTAQVAERYSRALDSGGAGPVLRMQHALADRLVYGRLRAAMGGQVTYAISGGAALGERLGHFFRGAGLVVLEGYGLTETTAPATVNTPDMIRIGTVGRPLPGVSLRVTEDGEILLRGVNLFRGYHGDPDATARAMRDGWFHTGDLGQLDTDGFLTITGRVKEILVTAGGKNVSPGPLEDRLRAHPLISQCMVVGEGRPFVAALISLDAEMLSTWGTTNGLTGLTLEQAAEHPQVLAELQQAVDTANESVSRAESIRAFHVLVTDFTTDNGLLTPSMKLKRGRINELLQREIEDLYARPRPR encoded by the coding sequence GTGACCGAGGTGTCCGTCCCACCGCTCGTGCCCCCTTCCCCGGAGGGGAGCCTGGCCGACTACCCGGCCCGCTGGGCGCAGACCGAGCCGCAGAGGGTCATGGTCAGCGTCCCCCGGGACGGCGGCTGGGCGTCGGTCACGGCGGCCGAGCTGCACCAGCGTATAGAGCAGTTGGCCAAGGGCTTCATCGCGGCCGGGGTGGAGGCCGGCGACCGCGTGGCCATCATGAGCCGGACGCGCCTGGAGTGGACGCTGGCCGACTTTGCCCTGTGGACGGTGGGCGCAGTGCCCGTCCCGGTCTACGAGACGAGCTCGGTGGACCAGGTGCGCTGGATCCTCCAGGACTCCGGCGCCGTAGCGATCCTCGTGGAGGACTCGGTGATGACCGCCGGGGTGGCGCAGGTCCGGGGCCAGCTGCCCGACCTGCGCGACGTGTGGCAGATCGAGGCAGGCGCTCTCGAGGAGCTGTCGGCCGCCGGCAGCGAGGTCTCCAACCAGACCCTGCAGGAACGACGGGAACGGGTCCGGCGCTCGGACACGGCCACGATCATCTACACCTCGGGCACGACCGGGGAGCCCCGCGGCTGCGAGCTCACCCACGACAACTTCATGGCCCTGGCCGAGAACGCCGCCGAGCGGCTGAGCGAGGTCATCCGCGCCCAGGGGGCGGCGATGCTGCTCTTCCTGCCGCTGGCGCACGTCTTCGCGCGCTTCCTGCAGGTGGCCTGCGTGTATGCCGGGGCCCGGCTGGGCCACACCGGTGACCCGCGCACCGTGCTGGACGACCTGGCCAGCTTCCGTCCCACCTTCCTGTTGTCGGTGCCCAGGGTCTTCGAGAAGATCTACAACGCCACCGAGCAGAAGGCGGAGGCCGCCGGCAGGGGCAAGGTCTTCCGGTGGACGGCCCAGGTGGCCGAACGCTACAGCCGGGCCCTGGACTCCGGTGGTGCCGGTCCGGTGCTGCGGATGCAGCACGCGCTCGCCGACCGGCTGGTCTACGGCCGGCTCCGGGCCGCGATGGGCGGACAGGTGACCTACGCCATCTCCGGAGGAGCTGCGCTCGGGGAGCGGCTGGGCCACTTCTTCCGCGGTGCCGGCCTGGTCGTGCTCGAGGGCTACGGGCTGACCGAGACCACGGCACCGGCCACGGTGAACACCCCCGACATGATCCGGATCGGCACGGTCGGCCGGCCGCTGCCGGGCGTGTCCCTGCGGGTGACCGAGGACGGCGAGATCCTGCTGCGAGGCGTCAACCTGTTCCGCGGCTACCACGGCGACCCGGATGCCACGGCGCGGGCGATGCGGGACGGCTGGTTCCACACCGGCGACCTCGGCCAGCTCGACACCGACGGCTTCCTGACCATCACGGGGCGGGTCAAGGAGATCCTGGTCACCGCCGGCGGCAAGAACGTCTCGCCGGGACCCCTCGAGGACCGGCTGCGGGCGCACCCGCTCATCTCTCAGTGCATGGTCGTCGGCGAGGGCCGGCCGTTCGTGGCCGCGCTGATCAGCCTGGACGCCGAGATGCTCAGCACCTGGGGCACCACCAACGGGCTGACCGGTCTGACGCTCGAGCAGGCTGCGGAGCACCCGCAGGTGCTGGCCGAGCTGCAGCAGGCCGTGGACACCGCCAACGAGTCGGTCAGCCGGGCCGAGTCGATCCGGGCCTTCCACGTCCTCGTCACGGACTTCACCACGGACAACGGCCTGCTCACCCCGTCGATGAAACTCAAGCGCGGCAGGATCAACGAACTGCTCCAGCGGGAGATCGAGGATCTCTACGCCCGTCCCCGCCCGCGCTGA
- a CDS encoding ROK family glucokinase, translating into MHDPLSIGVDVGGTRLKAGLVDRAGAVLATARRDTPARSAPSAVLEEALLSVIAELRSGAAATGHRADTVGVAVAGLVDAARGTVVFAPHLPWREEPLRDRLAARLDLPVVIDNDANAAAWAEHRFGAGRGESHLLLITLGTGIGGAVLTEGRLQRGRHGLAGELGHVRVVPDGRACPCGNRGCWEQYVSGTLLRRDGQELVRRGGAASAALAAACGGDPDRLRGEDVTRLAREGDPASRAVLAAAGRWLGTGLAGAVAALDPGTVVVGGGLSEAGDLLLDPARAALAQHLLGRGHRPVPAIVPAALGAGAGLVGAADLARSQ; encoded by the coding sequence GTGCACGACCCGCTGAGCATCGGCGTCGACGTCGGCGGGACGAGGCTGAAGGCCGGCCTCGTCGACCGGGCAGGGGCGGTGCTCGCGACCGCCCGGCGCGACACGCCGGCTCGGTCGGCACCCTCGGCCGTGCTGGAGGAGGCCCTGCTGTCCGTCATCGCGGAGCTCCGGTCCGGCGCGGCCGCCACCGGGCACCGCGCGGACACCGTCGGCGTGGCCGTCGCCGGGCTGGTGGACGCCGCCAGGGGCACCGTCGTCTTCGCCCCCCACCTGCCCTGGCGGGAGGAGCCCCTGCGCGACCGTCTGGCGGCACGGCTGGACCTGCCGGTGGTCATCGACAACGACGCCAACGCCGCAGCCTGGGCCGAGCACCGCTTCGGCGCCGGACGCGGCGAGAGCCACCTGCTGCTCATCACCCTCGGCACCGGCATCGGCGGGGCCGTCCTGACCGAGGGCCGGTTGCAGCGGGGTCGGCACGGCCTGGCGGGCGAGCTGGGCCATGTCCGGGTCGTGCCCGACGGGCGGGCCTGCCCGTGCGGCAACCGGGGCTGCTGGGAACAGTACGTCTCCGGCACGCTGCTCCGCCGGGACGGCCAGGAGCTCGTCCGCCGTGGGGGAGCCGCATCCGCCGCGCTCGCCGCAGCCTGCGGCGGCGACCCCGACCGGTTACGCGGCGAGGACGTGACCCGGCTGGCCCGCGAGGGCGACCCAGCCAGCCGCGCGGTCCTGGCCGCAGCCGGACGGTGGCTCGGCACGGGCCTGGCCGGTGCGGTCGCCGCCCTCGACCCGGGCACCGTCGTCGTCGGCGGGGGGCTCAGCGAGGCCGGGGACCTGCTCCTCGACCCCGCCCGGGCCGCTCTCGCGCAGCATCTGCTGGGCCGGGGCCACCGCCCCGTCCCCGCGATCGTCCCCGCCGCCCTGGGGGCCGGTGCCGGGCTGGTCGGAGCAGCCGACCTGGCCCGGTCACAGTGA
- a CDS encoding class II 3-deoxy-7-phosphoheptulonate synthase: protein MGVVSIDLTGLALGTHDVDWPDLAALQQPTWGDPVALAQTLSVLASYPPLVFAGEADQLRERMAQVAAGNAFTLQGGDCAETLSEVTGPNIRDRIKTILQMAVVLTYGAGMPIVKVGRMAGQFAKPRSQDTETRDGVTLPAYRGDMVNGFEFTPEARRHDPERLLRSYHASSATLNLVRGFTSGGFADLRSVHAWNRGFIKGPAQKRYEQMANEIDRAVRFLEASGVADAEEMRRVEFYSAHEALVLDYERPMVRRDHRTGLLYDTSAHLLWIGERTRDLDGAHLDFISRIHNPVAIKLGPGADRDTVLAIMDKVDPDRIPGRLSFITRMGAQRIRDVLPALLTSLGEEARRVSWICDPMHGNTFTSPGGFKTRRFEDVVEEVRGFFAAHAEAGTHPGGIHVELTGNDVTECVGGAGEINLADVGLRYETLCDPRLNHQQSLELAFLVAEMLERGVR from the coding sequence ATGGGTGTGGTGAGCATCGATCTGACCGGTCTGGCCCTAGGGACGCACGACGTCGACTGGCCCGACCTTGCCGCCCTGCAGCAGCCGACCTGGGGCGACCCGGTGGCCCTGGCCCAGACCCTGTCCGTGCTCGCCTCCTACCCGCCCCTCGTCTTCGCCGGTGAGGCGGACCAGCTGCGCGAGCGCATGGCCCAGGTGGCTGCCGGCAACGCCTTCACCCTGCAGGGCGGCGACTGCGCCGAGACCCTCAGCGAGGTCACCGGCCCCAACATCCGCGACCGGATCAAGACCATCCTGCAGATGGCGGTCGTGCTCACCTACGGGGCGGGTATGCCGATCGTCAAGGTCGGGCGGATGGCCGGGCAGTTCGCCAAGCCGCGCAGCCAGGACACCGAGACCCGGGACGGCGTGACGCTGCCGGCCTACCGCGGCGACATGGTCAACGGCTTCGAGTTCACCCCCGAGGCCCGCCGGCACGACCCCGAACGGCTGCTGCGCAGCTACCACGCCAGTTCGGCCACCCTCAACCTGGTCCGCGGCTTCACCAGCGGCGGCTTCGCCGACCTGCGCAGCGTGCACGCCTGGAACCGGGGTTTCATCAAGGGCCCGGCGCAGAAGCGCTACGAGCAGATGGCCAACGAGATCGACCGGGCGGTGCGCTTCCTGGAGGCCTCCGGCGTCGCCGACGCCGAGGAGATGCGCCGGGTGGAGTTCTACTCCGCCCACGAGGCGCTGGTGCTGGACTACGAGCGCCCGATGGTGCGCCGCGACCACCGCACCGGCCTGCTCTACGACACCTCGGCCCACCTGCTCTGGATCGGCGAGCGGACCCGGGACCTCGACGGTGCCCACCTCGACTTCATCTCCCGGATCCACAACCCGGTGGCGATCAAGCTCGGGCCGGGTGCGGACCGGGACACCGTGCTGGCGATCATGGACAAGGTCGACCCCGACCGGATCCCCGGCCGGCTCAGCTTCATCACCCGGATGGGGGCGCAGCGGATCCGCGACGTCCTGCCCGCCCTGTTGACCTCGCTGGGGGAGGAAGCCCGGCGGGTGAGCTGGATCTGCGACCCGATGCACGGCAACACCTTCACCTCCCCCGGCGGCTTCAAGACTCGCCGGTTCGAGGACGTCGTGGAGGAGGTGCGCGGCTTCTTCGCCGCCCACGCCGAGGCGGGGACCCATCCCGGCGGTATCCACGTGGAGCTGACCGGCAACGACGTGACCGAGTGTGTCGGCGGTGCCGGGGAGATCAACCTGGCCGACGTCGGTCTGCGCTATGAGACCTTGTGCGACCCCCGGCTGAACCACCAGCAGAGCCTGGAGCTGGCCTTCCTCGTCGCCGAGATGCTGGAACGGGGCGTGCGCTGA
- a CDS encoding lysophospholipid acyltransferase family protein, translating to MVYTFLKHFVVGPPARLIFRPWVEGLHHVPDQGPAILASNHLSFSDSIFLPLMVPRRITFPAKMEYFTGNGVRGWLTKQFFLRTGQIPIDRSGGSRSMAALEQGLAVLREGGLFGIYPEGTRSPDGRLYRGKTGVARMALQADVPIIPCAMIDTDKAQPTGQKIPRIVQVGVRIGPAIYHRELAGQSENHAALREVTDEVMRALGSLSGQEYVDEYAADVKARLASSEGSDA from the coding sequence ATGGTCTACACGTTCCTCAAGCACTTCGTCGTGGGTCCCCCCGCGCGGCTGATCTTCCGTCCCTGGGTCGAGGGTCTGCACCACGTCCCCGACCAGGGTCCGGCGATCCTGGCCAGCAACCACCTGTCCTTCTCCGACTCGATCTTCCTGCCGCTGATGGTGCCGCGGCGGATCACCTTCCCGGCCAAGATGGAGTACTTCACCGGCAACGGCGTGCGGGGCTGGCTGACCAAGCAGTTCTTCCTACGCACGGGTCAGATCCCGATCGACCGTTCCGGGGGCAGCAGGTCGATGGCCGCGCTGGAGCAGGGGCTGGCGGTGCTGCGCGAGGGGGGACTGTTCGGGATCTACCCCGAGGGCACCCGCAGCCCCGACGGGCGTCTCTACCGCGGCAAGACCGGGGTGGCGCGGATGGCGCTGCAGGCCGACGTGCCGATCATCCCGTGCGCGATGATCGACACCGACAAGGCCCAGCCCACCGGGCAGAAGATCCCTCGGATCGTGCAGGTGGGGGTACGCATCGGGCCTGCGATCTACCACCGCGAGCTGGCCGGGCAGAGCGAGAACCATGCCGCCCTGCGGGAGGTCACCGACGAGGTGATGCGCGCGCTGGGTAGCCTCTCCGGTCAGGAGTACGTGGACGAGTACGCCGCCGACGTCAAGGCCCGGCTGGCCTCCTCGGAGGGGTCCGACGCCTGA